One Cicer arietinum cultivar CDC Frontier isolate Library 1 chromosome 8, Cicar.CDCFrontier_v2.0, whole genome shotgun sequence DNA segment encodes these proteins:
- the LOC101490453 gene encoding NEDD8-conjugating enzyme Ubc12 produces MIKLFKVKEKQRELAENASGGAPVKKQSAGELRLHKDISELNLPKSCTISFPNGKDDLMNFEVVIRPDDGFYLGGTFLFSFQVSPIYPHEAPKVKSKTKVYHPNIDLEGNVCLNILREDWKPVLNINTVIYGLYHLFTEPNYEDPLNHDAAAVLRENPKMFESNVRRAMAGGYVGQTFFPRCM; encoded by the exons ATGATTAAACTATTTAAAGTAAAGGAAAAGCAAAGAGAACTTGCAGAAAATGCCAGTGGTGGAGCCCCCGTTAAGAAGCAAAGTGCTGGCGAGTTGCGTCTTCACAAAG ATATAAGTGAGCTGAATCTACCAAAATCTTGTACCATATCATTCCCCAATGGCAAAGATGACCTGATGAACTTTGAAGTTGTAATTCGACCTGATGATGGATTTTACTT AGGTGGCACATTTTTGTTTTCCTTCCAAGTGTCTCCCATCTATCCACACGAAGCACCCAAAGTGAAGAGCAAGACAAAA GTCTACCATCCAAATATTGATTTGGAAGGAAATGTTTGTCTCAACATCTTAAGAGAAGACTGGAAACCTGTCCTTAATATAAACACTGTCATCTATGGCTTGTATCATCTCTTTACG GAGCCAAATTACGAGGATCCCCTGAATCATGATGCAGCTGCTGTGTTGAGAGAGAACCCAAAGATGTTTGAATCTAATGTGAGGAGGGCAATGGCTGGTGGGTATGTGGGGCAAACCTTTTTCCCACGCTGTATGTAA